GCGGAGGGCCGATGGATGCTGGCGTTCGCGCTGCTGGCCGAAGGGAAGTTCCTGGAGGCCGACCGGGAGTTCCGGAAGCTGTCCTACCTTGCGACTGACCGTAGAGGCATCGCGCGGGCGCGCTGGGGGATGGCGCAATCGCTCGAAGGGCTGGGCCGTCTGTCGGAGGCGGTGGAGCAGTACGAGGCGATCCGGAACGACTGGGAAGACCCCTCGTACGTTGCCGAGAAGATCGACCGCCTGAAACGCCGCATGAAGGTGCGTTAGCATGACGGGAGGAGGGACCGGCATGATGGAGGTCGGGAAGGCCCGGGTCGCGGTCGTCGGCGGCGGGTCGTGGGGGACGGCCTTCGCCGCGATGCTTTCGGCGCGAAGCAGGGATGTCTCGCTCTGGGTGCGCGAGAAGGAAGTATGCGACGGAATCAGCGAGTCGGGGGAGAACCGGACGTTCCTCCCCGGGATAAAACTCCCGCCGTCTCTCCGCCCGACGACGGACCTTCGGGAGGCGGTCTCCGGCAGGGAGATCGTTGCGATGGCTGTCCCCTCGCAATACCTGCGTGCGGTCGCAAGGGAAATCGCCGGATGCATCGAGCCGGGGGCAACCGTCGTTTCGCTGGCCAAGGGGGTGGAAAACGGGACGCTTATGAGGATGACGGAGGTCCTTGCGGAGGAACTTCCCGACGCGTCGCCGCGGCTTGCGGTCCTCTCGGGCCCCACCTTCTCGCGCGAAGTCGCCGAAGGGAAGCCCACCGGCGCCACGGTGGCCTCCCGCGACGCTTCGGTGGCCGCTTTCCTCCAGGCCGTTTTTTCGGGGGGCCGGTTCCGGGTGTACGCGGAAACCGACGTGGTGGGGATCGAGATCGGCGGCGCTCTCAAAAACATCATGGCCATCGCCGCCGGGATGTGCGACGGCCTGGGGTTCGGGCATAACGCACGCTCCCTTCTCATCTCCCGCGGGCTGGCGGAAATCTCCCGACTGGGCGTCCACCTGGGGGCCGACCCGCAGACGTTCGCGGGGCTTGCCGGGTTGGGCGACCTTGTGCTGACCTGCACCGGCGACCTATCCCGGAACCGGACCGTGGGCTTGCGCATCGGACGGGGAGAGGGGATCTCCGAAATACTCGCAGGGATGAAGATGGTAGCGGAAGGGGTGGAAACCGCCCGGGCCGCCATGGACCTCTCCCGGCGCACGGGAGTGCCGATGCCGATATCCGAGCAGGTTTACCTCATCCTGCACGAAGGGAAGGACGTCAAATCCGCGGTGGACAGGCTTTTCGCGCGTGCGCTGCGGCAGGAAAGGGACGGGCAAGGGGCATGAGGGAACAAGCGGCGTTGAAGAAGGAGATCCGGGGGCTTCTGGTCCGGCGGAAAGCGGTGCTCCTGGCGCACAACTATCAACGCGACGAGATCCAGGAGATCGCCGACATAACGGGAGACTCGCTCGGATTGAGCCGGGAGGCGGCGAAGTCCGATGCGGAGGTGATCGTATTCTGCGGCGTCCACTTCATGGCGGAGAGCGCGGCTATCCTTTCACCGCAAAAGACGGTCCTCCTTCCCCGAATGGAAGCGGGCTGCCCGATGGCCGACATGATCACGGCGGACGACCTGAACGCCTGGCGCGCGCAGCACCCCGGCGCCGTCGTCGTAACCTACGTGAATTCCTCGGCGGAGGTCAAGGCCGTATCCGACATCTGCTGCACCTCCGGGAACGCCGTCAACGTCGTCCGGTCGATCCCGCAGGACAAGGAAGTATTCATGGTGCCCGACCGGAACCTGGCGCAGTACGTGGCGAAGATTTCCGGGCGGCGGATTTCATGGTGGGACGGCTACTGCCCGACTCATGAGCGGGTAACCGTGGAGGATATCGGGAAGGCCCGCGATGCCCATCCCGGCGCCCTGCTGATCGTCCACCCGGAGTGCCGTCCGGAAGTCGTGGCGATGGCCGACGCCGTGAAGTCCACCGCAGGAATGTATTCCTTCTGCCGCGGGGACGGGGCGAAGGAGTTCATTGTCGGGACGGAGATGGGGATCCTGTACCGTCTCCGGAAGGAGAACCCGGAGAAAAAGTTCCACCTGGCCTCGAGGGCGCTCATCTGTCCGAACATGAAACTGACCACGCTGGAGGACGTAAAGGACGCACTGGAGACGCTTTCCCCCGTGGTGACCGTGCCGGGAGATATCCGGGAGAAGGCACATGCCGCCCTGGAGGCGATGCTGCGCGTTCCGCGCGACGCCTGAACCGTATACGGATGCCTTCCTCTACACCGGCCCTTTCATTCGAGCACATCGCGCGCGCCTTCGAGACGCAGGCCCGTCCCTGCCTGCAGGTCCTGCGCGTACCGGCCGGGCTTCGTTCGTTCCTCGTATCGCGATGGTTCCTGAGGAGCAACCGCTCCGTCCTTCTCCTTGCTCCGACGGCGGCCGAGGCGGAAGAAACCCTCCGGGAGATCTCCGCGTATGCGGGGCCGGGCTGCGTGTTTCTTTTCCCCTCCTCCGAAGTCGCGCCGTACGAGTCGATGCCTCCCTACGCCCCCGCGGTCCACGACCGGATGCGGGCGCTCGACCGCCTTGCGGCGGGCGATCCCGCCGTCGTTATTTCTTCCGTGGAGGCGGCGGTGGAGAAGACGCTTCCCCGGGAGGTGTTCCTGCGTGCCGTTCGGCGGGTGGCGCCGGGAGACGATATCGACGTCGCGGAGTTCTCCCGCCGTCTTTCCGAGGCGGGGTATGCGAGGCTCCCTTCGACCGCTGAGGCGGGCGACTATTCCGTCCGGGGAGGGATCGTCGAGGTGTACAGCCCCGCCCATCCGCTGCCCGCGAGGCTCACGCTGGACGGCGACCGGGTCGAATCGATCCGCTGGTTCGATCCCGTAACCCAGAGGACCCTGCCGCGGGGCGGGGAAGGGAAGACGGAAGAAGAGGCGCTCGTCGTCCTCCCCTGTTCCCAGGTGATCACCCGTCCGGAATACCTGTCCTCGGCCGCTGCGTCAGTCGGCGCGTCCGCCGGGCATGCGCTGAGGCAGGGGATCCGTTATCACGGGATCGAGGCGGTCCTTCCGCTTCTGTACGGGCGCGCCTCCTCTCTCTTCGATTACCTCCCGGAAGGGACGCCGATCGCCGCCGTCGATTCCGTCGCCTGCGGCGCGCAGGCAAGACGGTCTTTCGCCGAAGCGGAGGAGAATTACCTGCTTTCGGGCCGGGAAAGCGGCCTGCCGCCTCCCGCTGATTGTTTCGCGACGCCGGAAGAGTTCCTCGGGGCGCTCCAGGCCAGGCCGGTTCTCTCCTTCGATTCGATCGAGGCGGCCCCGTTCGGGCGAACGGATTTCGTCCGCGGGGAGATCGACGCCAGGGGAAACGAGGACATCCGGCGGAGCACGGTGCAGTCCACGGGCGAGGGGCTTCTTTATCCCCTGGCCGCGGAGGCCAAGGAGTGGTGGAAGCGGGGGGACCGCTTCGCGGTTACTTCGCTGACCCCTTCCCAGGCCGATCGGATGGAGGAGCTGCTGGGCAGATACGCGCTTCCCCTGGCGAAGGCCGAAACGCTTGCGGAGGCGCTTTCGGGAGGGCGGGGGATCGCGCTCTGCCGTTCCGAGGTGACGCGGGGGTTCCGGTTCCCGGAACTGCGCGTTGCGCTGGTCACCGAGGCGGAAATCTTCGGCGAGAAGGCGCGCGCGCGGAAGGCGCGCAGGGAGACGGCGGCGCCGGCGGAAGA
The genomic region above belongs to Deltaproteobacteria bacterium and contains:
- a CDS encoding NAD(P)-dependent glycerol-3-phosphate dehydrogenase, whose translation is MEVGKARVAVVGGGSWGTAFAAMLSARSRDVSLWVREKEVCDGISESGENRTFLPGIKLPPSLRPTTDLREAVSGREIVAMAVPSQYLRAVAREIAGCIEPGATVVSLAKGVENGTLMRMTEVLAEELPDASPRLAVLSGPTFSREVAEGKPTGATVASRDASVAAFLQAVFSGGRFRVYAETDVVGIEIGGALKNIMAIAAGMCDGLGFGHNARSLLISRGLAEISRLGVHLGADPQTFAGLAGLGDLVLTCTGDLSRNRTVGLRIGRGEGISEILAGMKMVAEGVETARAAMDLSRRTGVPMPISEQVYLILHEGKDVKSAVDRLFARALRQERDGQGA
- the nadA gene encoding quinolinate synthase NadA — encoded protein: MREQAALKKEIRGLLVRRKAVLLAHNYQRDEIQEIADITGDSLGLSREAAKSDAEVIVFCGVHFMAESAAILSPQKTVLLPRMEAGCPMADMITADDLNAWRAQHPGAVVVTYVNSSAEVKAVSDICCTSGNAVNVVRSIPQDKEVFMVPDRNLAQYVAKISGRRISWWDGYCPTHERVTVEDIGKARDAHPGALLIVHPECRPEVVAMADAVKSTAGMYSFCRGDGAKEFIVGTEMGILYRLRKENPEKKFHLASRALICPNMKLTTLEDVKDALETLSPVVTVPGDIREKAHAALEAMLRVPRDA